The Deinococcus arcticus genome has a segment encoding these proteins:
- the nuoG gene encoding NADH-quinone oxidoreductase subunit NuoG, which produces MKVIVDGTEVELPAGTSAIDAVFESGGDVPYFCAHSYLSPIGACRMCLVETGSPRKNPDGSFVMEGEGEAAKPKIFWFPKPMASCTMQATEGMHIRTAKTSDVVAKAQAGMMEFTLLNHPLDCPTCDKGGACELQDRAFEYGYGASRYGFDRRHADKHYPLSDFVILDQERCIHCKRCVRYFEEVPGQEVLDFIERGGHTFIDTEEGGLPLGFQGNITDICPVGALLDNVARFRGRNWEYDHTPTTCTLCPVGCSITADARNGRLERVVARENRDVNEAWICDAGRFGHPFASEERLTTPLIRGEDGELVPASWDQAITAINRGLAGLPLADLGLFVGADTTLEEGVALEALADALQARHVDHGPRQAVHIAPTATLTDVAQADFVVVIGADLGEEAPVLELRILEMLRGGVLPPEFAHGTAIADLRLVERPARKTERLAVVGAESRLWSHAGHRISANGHGVLNRLVQPDTAELKVVREALDKAERPVLILGADALNGASGSFAGTLSTLAASTGAKVLAIPAGPNSLGLSALNLVPRTGGLGLNRLAEVPAAFLSRVNPGVRARGFTVVHDLHLTATAQLADVVLPAVTNYEKRGTTVNLEGRLLPLSSAAIQAGDSADLIRTLTALAEALGVKAPVRGLRGAQTLAAQRLGVNLADLPEQGQLHPFPQTHTAPAQPHTPRLWTERMVRRDGDWVERIAHLTQGGWTLPVSPAAPQPGGDD; this is translated from the coding sequence ATGAAAGTCATCGTTGACGGCACCGAAGTTGAACTGCCGGCCGGGACCAGCGCCATTGACGCGGTCTTCGAGTCGGGCGGGGACGTGCCCTACTTCTGCGCGCATTCGTATCTCTCGCCTATTGGGGCCTGCCGCATGTGTCTGGTGGAAACCGGCAGCCCCCGCAAGAACCCGGATGGGTCATTTGTAATGGAAGGGGAGGGGGAAGCGGCCAAGCCCAAGATCTTCTGGTTCCCCAAACCCATGGCGTCATGCACCATGCAGGCCACCGAGGGCATGCACATTCGCACCGCCAAGACCAGCGATGTGGTGGCCAAGGCCCAGGCCGGCATGATGGAATTTACCCTGCTGAACCACCCGCTGGACTGCCCCACCTGCGACAAGGGCGGCGCGTGCGAACTGCAGGACCGTGCCTTCGAGTACGGCTATGGGGCGAGCCGTTACGGCTTTGACCGCCGCCACGCCGACAAGCATTACCCGCTGTCGGATTTCGTGATTCTGGACCAGGAACGCTGCATTCACTGCAAGCGCTGCGTGCGCTACTTCGAGGAAGTGCCGGGCCAGGAAGTGCTGGACTTTATCGAGCGTGGTGGCCACACTTTCATTGACACCGAGGAGGGCGGGCTGCCGCTGGGCTTCCAGGGCAACATCACGGATATCTGCCCGGTGGGCGCGCTGCTGGACAACGTGGCGCGCTTCCGGGGCCGCAACTGGGAATACGACCACACGCCCACCACCTGTACCCTGTGCCCGGTGGGCTGCTCCATTACCGCCGACGCCCGCAACGGCCGCCTGGAACGGGTGGTGGCGCGCGAGAACCGCGACGTGAACGAGGCCTGGATCTGCGATGCGGGCCGCTTCGGGCACCCGTTTGCCAGCGAGGAACGGCTGACCACGCCCCTCATCCGGGGCGAGGACGGCGAACTCGTGCCCGCCAGCTGGGATCAGGCGATCACGGCGATCAACCGGGGCCTGGCCGGGCTGCCTCTGGCCGACCTGGGCCTGTTCGTGGGTGCCGACACCACCCTGGAAGAGGGCGTGGCGCTGGAAGCCCTGGCCGACGCCCTGCAGGCCCGGCATGTGGACCACGGCCCCCGGCAGGCCGTGCACATTGCCCCCACCGCCACGCTGACCGATGTGGCCCAGGCCGACTTTGTGGTGGTGATTGGCGCCGATCTGGGCGAGGAAGCCCCGGTGCTGGAACTGCGCATTCTGGAGATGCTGCGGGGCGGCGTGTTGCCGCCCGAATTTGCCCACGGCACCGCCATTGCCGATCTGCGGCTGGTCGAGCGGCCCGCGCGCAAAACCGAGCGCCTCGCCGTGGTGGGTGCCGAAAGTCGCCTCTGGAGCCACGCCGGGCACCGCATCAGTGCCAATGGGCATGGGGTCCTGAACCGTCTGGTGCAGCCCGACACGGCCGAACTGAAGGTGGTGCGCGAGGCCCTGGACAAGGCCGAACGCCCGGTTCTGATTCTGGGTGCCGACGCCCTGAACGGCGCGAGCGGCTCGTTTGCTGGCACCCTGAGCACCCTGGCGGCCAGCACGGGGGCGAAGGTGCTGGCCATTCCCGCCGGGCCGAATAGTCTGGGCCTGAGTGCCCTGAATCTCGTGCCCCGCACGGGTGGCCTGGGCCTGAACCGGCTGGCTGAGGTGCCTGCCGCGTTTCTCAGCCGCGTGAATCCGGGCGTGCGGGCGCGTGGCTTTACGGTGGTGCACGACCTTCACCTGACCGCCACCGCGCAACTGGCCGACGTGGTGCTGCCCGCTGTCACGAACTACGAGAAGCGCGGCACCACCGTCAATCTGGAAGGCCGCCTGCTGCCCCTGTCTTCCGCCGCCATTCAGGCCGGCGACTCGGCCGACCTGATCCGCACCCTGACCGCTCTGGCCGAGGCCCTGGGCGTAAAGGCCCCGGTGCGCGGCCTGCGTGGTGCACAGACCCTGGCTGCCCAGCGGCTGGGCGTGAACCTCGCGGACCTGCCCGAACAGGGCCAGTTGCACCCCTTCCCCCAGACCCACACCGCCCCGGCCCAGCCCCACACCCCCCGCCTGTGGACCGAGCGCATGGTCCGGCGGGACGGGGACTGGGTGGAGCGCATTGCCCACCTGACCCAGGGCGGCTGGACGCTCCCGGTGTCGCCGGCTGCACCTCAGCCGGGAGGGGATGACTGA
- the nuoH gene encoding NADH-quinone oxidoreductase subunit NuoH, giving the protein MPDWLATLLISLVKAVLVVLGLLTTFAYMTLVERRLLGRMQLRPGPNRVGPMGLLQPAADAIKSIFKEDLNVTLADKLVYTLAPIVAIGMALTAFGGLPAGPAGSLFGENPWVYNLDAGILALLALTSMGVYGIFLGGWASGSKYPILGGLRSSAQMISYELGMGLSILGLLMLVGTTSFNNTFNSDGTLRALGFVGWQAENGWLILFQALGFALFLISSFAETNRTPFDLPEAEQEIVAGYLTEYSAIKWALFQMAEYVNMITASAVMATLFFGGWKGPQFLNGLIPGISDWPLVWLIAKIAFFLFLFIWVRATLPRLRYDQLMRFGWKLVLPLALANTVMTAAFLAFRGQGGLWFLSILSFAALAALLVMSDRVRVLWNQPTVRREGDVRLGGGD; this is encoded by the coding sequence ATGCCCGACTGGCTCGCCACCCTCCTGATTTCGCTGGTCAAGGCCGTGCTGGTCGTGCTGGGCCTGCTCACCACCTTTGCCTACATGACCCTGGTGGAGCGCCGCCTGCTGGGCCGCATGCAGCTGCGCCCCGGGCCCAACCGCGTGGGCCCCATGGGCCTATTGCAGCCCGCCGCCGACGCGATTAAGAGCATCTTCAAAGAAGACCTGAACGTGACGCTGGCCGACAAGCTGGTCTACACCCTGGCGCCCATCGTGGCCATTGGCATGGCACTGACCGCCTTTGGTGGCCTCCCTGCTGGCCCGGCGGGCAGCCTGTTTGGCGAGAACCCCTGGGTCTACAACCTGGATGCGGGCATTCTGGCCCTGCTGGCCCTGACCTCCATGGGCGTGTACGGCATCTTCCTGGGTGGCTGGGCCTCGGGCAGCAAGTACCCGATTCTGGGCGGCCTGAGAAGCAGCGCGCAGATGATCTCCTACGAACTGGGCATGGGCCTGAGCATCCTGGGCCTGCTGATGCTGGTGGGCACCACCAGCTTCAATAACACGTTCAATAGTGATGGCACTCTGCGCGCTTTGGGTTTTGTCGGCTGGCAGGCTGAAAACGGCTGGCTCATCCTCTTTCAGGCACTGGGTTTTGCCCTCTTTCTGATCTCCTCGTTTGCGGAGACGAACCGCACGCCCTTTGACCTGCCCGAAGCCGAACAGGAAATCGTGGCCGGGTACCTCACCGAATATTCCGCGATCAAGTGGGCGCTGTTTCAGATGGCGGAATACGTGAACATGATCACCGCCTCGGCGGTCATGGCCACGCTGTTTTTCGGGGGCTGGAAGGGCCCGCAGTTTCTCAATGGTCTGATTCCCGGCATCTCCGACTGGCCGCTGGTGTGGCTGATTGCCAAGATTGCCTTTTTCCTCTTCCTGTTCATCTGGGTGCGCGCCACGCTGCCCCGGCTCCGCTACGACCAGCTGATGCGCTTTGGCTGGAAGCTGGTGCTGCCCCTGGCCCTGGCCAACACGGTCATGACGGCCGCGTTCCTGGCCTTCCGTGGTCAGGGCGGCCTGTGGTTCCTGAGCATTCTCAGCTTCGCGGCCCTGGCGGCCCTGCTGGTCATGAGTGACCGGGTGCGGGTGCTGTGGAACCAGCCCACCGTGCGCCGCGAGGGCGACGTGCGGCTGGGGGGTGGAGACTGA
- the nuoI gene encoding NADH-quinone oxidoreductase subunit NuoI — translation MGVLEIAKGMGVTLSKLFQKPVTVSYPEQRATLQPRFRGRHILTRHPGTGLEKCIGCSLCAAACPAYAIYVEAAENDPAAPVSPGERYARVYEINMLRCIFCGMCEEACPTGAVVMGNEFEMADYRSRDFVYGKEDMLVGVTGSLPQRREAERRGKPVRLGFQLEGAVREELEGVKYQ, via the coding sequence ATGGGCGTACTTGAGATCGCCAAGGGCATGGGCGTCACGCTGAGCAAGTTGTTTCAGAAGCCCGTGACGGTCAGTTACCCCGAACAGCGCGCCACGCTGCAGCCCCGCTTTCGTGGCCGCCACATCCTGACGCGCCACCCGGGCACGGGCCTGGAAAAGTGCATCGGCTGTTCGCTGTGTGCCGCCGCCTGCCCGGCCTACGCCATCTATGTGGAAGCCGCCGAGAACGACCCCGCCGCGCCCGTCAGTCCGGGCGAGCGCTACGCCAGGGTCTATGAGATCAACATGCTGCGCTGCATCTTCTGCGGCATGTGCGAGGAAGCCTGCCCCACGGGCGCCGTGGTCATGGGCAACGAATTCGAGATGGCCGATTACCGCTCCCGCGACTTCGTGTATGGCAAGGAAGACATGCTGGTGGGCGTCACCGGCAGCCTGCCCCAGCGCCGCGAGGCCGAGCGCAGGGGCAAGCCGGTGCGCCTGGGCTTCCAGCTGGAGGGCGCTGTGCGCGAGGAGTTGGAAGGGGTGAAGTATCAGTGA
- a CDS encoding NADH-quinone oxidoreductase subunit J family protein, with protein sequence MTLAFILLGALAIVGGIITIAARNAVHASLGLVGTLLCVAGLFATLNASFLAATQVIVYAGAVMVLFLFVIMLLNANQPVTGHDPVPFVRELAGIGGTLLAAAFVVLAFTYKDPRPLAESAAALRGGDAMIMGETLLTRFLLPFEAVSILLLVAIVGSVALVQRPEAQPDGVPDELDTPVGTVPGDRGQDEQPRFGPRVGGQPALQAARDGEVSA encoded by the coding sequence ATGACGCTCGCCTTTATCCTTCTGGGCGCGCTGGCCATCGTCGGCGGCATCATCACCATTGCCGCCCGCAACGCTGTACACGCCTCGCTGGGGCTGGTGGGCACGCTGCTGTGCGTGGCGGGGCTGTTTGCCACGCTGAACGCCTCGTTTCTGGCGGCCACGCAGGTGATCGTGTACGCCGGGGCCGTGATGGTGCTGTTTCTCTTCGTCATCATGCTGCTCAATGCCAACCAGCCGGTCACCGGGCACGACCCGGTGCCGTTCGTGCGGGAGCTGGCGGGCATTGGTGGCACGCTGCTGGCGGCGGCCTTTGTGGTGCTGGCCTTTACCTACAAAGACCCCCGCCCCCTGGCAGAAAGTGCAGCGGCCCTGCGCGGCGGCGACGCCATGATCATGGGCGAAACGCTGCTCACGCGCTTCCTGCTGCCCTTTGAAGCGGTCAGCATTCTGCTGCTGGTGGCCATTGTGGGCTCGGTGGCCCTGGTGCAGCGCCCCGAGGCTCAGCCTGACGGCGTGCCCGATGAACTGGACACCCCGGTGGGTACCGTGCCCGGCGACCGGGGACAGGACGAGCAACCCCGCTTTGGGCCCCGCGTGGGCGGCCAGCCGGCCCTGCAAGCGGCCCGGGACGGCGAGGTGAGCGCGTAA
- the nuoK gene encoding NADH-quinone oxidoreductase subunit NuoK, whose amino-acid sequence MVSTSSYLALSGILFALGMIGVLTRRTAIMVFLSVELMLNAANLALVAFARSWGDPTGQTAVFIVMTLAAAEVAIGLAIIVAIFRKRETTNVDDLAALKG is encoded by the coding sequence ATGGTGTCCACCTCTTCCTACCTGGCGCTCTCGGGCATTCTGTTCGCCCTGGGCATGATCGGGGTGCTGACCCGGCGCACGGCCATCATGGTGTTCCTGTCGGTGGAACTCATGCTGAACGCTGCGAACCTCGCGCTGGTGGCGTTTGCGCGCTCGTGGGGCGATCCCACCGGGCAAACGGCCGTGTTCATCGTGATGACCCTGGCCGCCGCCGAAGTGGCCATTGGCCTGGCGATCATCGTCGCTATTTTCCGCAAGCGCGAGACCACCAACGTGGACGATCTCGCGGCCCTGAAAGGCTGA
- the nuoL gene encoding NADH-quinone oxidoreductase subunit L — MDSLPALYLLPLLPLLSFAVLMCFPRLFPGKTGGWVATGAVGAAFVVAALRYLNQGGTPAHEILWEWLPNMALNANLAVGFWYDQLSALMALIITGVGFLIHLYSISYMGHDPKFTRFFAFLNFFVAMMLILVLADSYPLMFVGWEGVGMASYLLIGFWFNGRNSEASDRDLREASDREGVANSNAARKAFIMNRIGDLGFMLGMFLLFKLYGTLSIPELAERVEGGAQVAQAGIELACLFLLVGAVGKSGQLPLTTWLPDAMAGPTPVSALIHAATMVTAGVYLVARSHFLYDLAPNASLWVAWVGGLTALYGALSALNQHDIKKILAFSTVSQLGYMFMAVGLHAYSAGVFHLLTHAFFKALLFLAAGAVIHALHDEQDVRRMGGLRRKMPFTHLVSVAGVLAIAGIPIWSGFFSKDAILAAAFEANPGLYVIGLGVALLTAFYMGRWYFLVWAGKYRGHAHPHEADLLTRIPLGILAALATLGGLLNIPTFLGGKHAFDDYLGRAIPVHAHEIPVSTEWLLTALAVGAGVLGLVWAYLEHRRGTLMDGPLGETSTRALYLDTVYDNVVGAPSRAIAGALDTVDRGTDSALGSVARNASGPGGLFTLWQSGFVRAYAVSMVLGTALIIGYWALKTIGSGA; from the coding sequence ATGGACAGTCTTCCCGCTCTTTACCTGCTGCCGCTGCTGCCGCTGCTGTCGTTTGCGGTGCTGATGTGCTTTCCGCGCCTGTTTCCGGGCAAGACCGGCGGCTGGGTGGCCACCGGCGCGGTGGGCGCCGCCTTCGTGGTGGCCGCGCTGCGCTACCTGAACCAGGGTGGTACCCCAGCCCACGAGATTCTCTGGGAATGGCTGCCCAACATGGCCCTGAACGCCAACCTTGCCGTGGGCTTCTGGTATGACCAGCTCTCGGCCCTGATGGCCCTGATTATCACGGGCGTGGGCTTCCTGATTCACCTGTACTCCATTTCCTACATGGGGCACGACCCGAAGTTCACGCGCTTTTTCGCCTTCCTGAACTTCTTCGTGGCCATGATGCTGATTCTGGTCCTGGCCGACTCCTACCCCCTGATGTTCGTGGGCTGGGAAGGCGTGGGCATGGCGTCGTACCTCCTGATCGGCTTCTGGTTCAACGGCCGCAACAGCGAAGCGTCGGACCGGGACCTGCGCGAGGCCAGCGACCGCGAGGGCGTGGCGAACTCCAACGCCGCCCGCAAGGCCTTCATCATGAACCGCATTGGCGACCTGGGCTTCATGCTGGGCATGTTCCTGCTGTTCAAGCTGTACGGCACCCTCTCCATCCCGGAACTGGCCGAGCGGGTGGAGGGCGGCGCGCAGGTGGCGCAGGCCGGCATTGAACTGGCCTGTCTGTTCCTGCTGGTGGGCGCGGTGGGCAAGAGTGGTCAGCTGCCCCTGACCACCTGGCTGCCGGACGCCATGGCCGGGCCCACGCCAGTGTCGGCGCTGATTCACGCGGCGACCATGGTGACGGCGGGCGTGTATCTGGTGGCGCGCAGTCACTTCCTGTACGACCTCGCCCCGAACGCCAGCCTGTGGGTGGCCTGGGTGGGTGGCCTGACGGCGCTGTACGGGGCCCTTTCCGCCCTGAACCAGCACGACATCAAGAAGATTCTGGCGTTCTCCACGGTGTCGCAGCTGGGCTACATGTTCATGGCCGTGGGCCTGCACGCCTACTCTGCCGGGGTCTTTCACCTGCTCACGCACGCCTTTTTCAAGGCGCTGCTGTTCCTGGCGGCGGGCGCCGTGATTCACGCCCTGCACGACGAACAGGACGTGCGCCGCATGGGCGGGCTGCGCCGCAAGATGCCCTTTACCCATCTGGTGTCGGTGGCGGGTGTGCTGGCCATTGCCGGCATTCCCATCTGGAGCGGCTTCTTTTCCAAGGACGCCATTCTGGCCGCCGCTTTTGAAGCCAATCCCGGCCTGTACGTGATCGGGCTGGGCGTGGCGCTGCTGACTGCCTTTTACATGGGCCGCTGGTACTTTCTGGTGTGGGCGGGCAAGTACCGGGGGCACGCGCACCCGCACGAGGCGGACCTGCTGACCAGGATTCCGCTGGGCATTCTGGCCGCGCTGGCCACCCTGGGCGGGCTGCTGAACATTCCCACCTTCCTGGGCGGCAAGCACGCCTTCGATGACTACCTGGGCCGCGCCATTCCAGTGCACGCCCACGAGATTCCCGTGAGCACCGAGTGGCTGCTGACCGCGCTGGCGGTGGGCGCCGGGGTGCTGGGGCTGGTCTGGGCCTATCTGGAACACCGCCGGGGCACCCTGATGGACGGCCCGCTGGGCGAAACCAGCACGCGCGCCCTGTACCTGGACACCGTGTACGACAACGTGGTGGGCGCCCCCAGCCGGGCCATTGCCGGCGCGCTGGACACCGTGGACCGGGGCACCGACAGCGCGCTGGGCAGTGTGGCGCGCAACGCCAGCGGGCCGGGCGGCCTGTTCACCCTGTGGCAGAGCGGTTTCGTGCGGGCCTACGCGGTCAGCATGGTGCTGGGCACCGCGCTGATCATCGGCTACTGGGCCCTGAAAACGATTGGAAGTGGCGCATGA
- a CDS encoding NADH-quinone oxidoreductase subunit M — MTFLDWLPTIMIFLPVLGSLLLLVVPKTFRDEVAGLIAALTLGAGLAIWRGGGSELFRWDWIPPLGITYSVQLSGVSLALALVTAFMSFIAILYAARRIPNPGPMLSLILAMETGLIGIFAAQDLLLFYVFFEDALIPALLMLAMYGKAGRMKALVKFAAYTLFGSLLMLVSIIGVRYLGGSPTFAMVDLKANLVEGPAQTWLYLGFLAAMAVKLPLWPLHAWLPDFHEQNHDSGVPDVMGTLYKVGGYGLFTFGIPLFPDASLELRPILMGLAAFTALYAAWIAFRQTDWKRLLAYAGLSHMGFVALGVFSLNETAVIGAMYLLAFQNLYTGALFLSVGMVQERIGSLETRVGGVMTQAGALSGLTMALWFASIAVPGLAGFIGEFSILLGAYQVSPWLTFIAGITTIAAAAYALTAFQTTFWQARPLGAVGVRDLVHTEWLVLGLPLAVLILFGVYSAPALNLMQPAVRAVLSALGGN, encoded by the coding sequence ATGACCTTTCTGGACTGGCTTCCCACGATCATGATTTTCCTGCCGGTGCTGGGCAGCCTGCTGCTGCTGGTGGTGCCGAAAACCTTCCGGGACGAGGTGGCGGGCCTGATTGCCGCGCTGACCCTGGGCGCTGGGCTGGCCATCTGGCGCGGCGGCGGCTCAGAGCTGTTCCGCTGGGACTGGATTCCGCCGCTGGGCATCACCTACTCGGTGCAGCTGAGCGGGGTCAGCCTCGCGCTGGCGCTGGTCACGGCGTTCATGTCCTTTATCGCCATCCTGTACGCCGCGCGGCGCATCCCGAACCCCGGGCCCATGCTCTCGCTGATTCTGGCGATGGAAACCGGCCTGATCGGTATTTTTGCCGCGCAGGACCTGCTGCTGTTCTACGTGTTCTTTGAAGACGCCCTGATTCCCGCCCTGCTGATGCTGGCCATGTACGGCAAGGCTGGGCGCATGAAGGCGCTGGTGAAGTTTGCGGCCTACACGCTGTTTGGCAGCCTGCTGATGCTGGTGAGCATCATCGGGGTGCGCTACCTGGGGGGCAGCCCCACCTTCGCCATGGTGGACCTGAAGGCCAACCTCGTGGAGGGCCCCGCCCAGACGTGGCTGTACCTGGGTTTCCTGGCGGCCATGGCGGTGAAGCTGCCCCTGTGGCCCCTACACGCGTGGCTGCCGGACTTCCACGAGCAGAACCATGATTCCGGCGTGCCGGACGTGATGGGCACGCTGTACAAGGTGGGCGGGTACGGCCTGTTTACCTTCGGGATTCCGCTGTTCCCGGACGCCAGCCTGGAACTGCGCCCCATCCTGATGGGTCTGGCCGCCTTCACGGCCCTGTACGCCGCCTGGATTGCCTTCCGGCAGACCGACTGGAAGCGCCTGCTGGCCTACGCGGGCCTGTCGCACATGGGCTTCGTGGCGCTGGGCGTGTTTTCGCTCAACGAAACCGCCGTGATTGGCGCCATGTACCTGCTGGCTTTCCAGAACCTGTACACGGGCGCGCTGTTTCTCTCGGTGGGCATGGTGCAGGAGCGCATTGGCAGCCTGGAGACCCGGGTGGGCGGCGTGATGACCCAGGCGGGCGCCCTGAGTGGCCTGACCATGGCCCTGTGGTTCGCGTCCATCGCCGTGCCGGGGCTGGCCGGGTTTATCGGGGAATTCTCGATTCTCCTGGGGGCCTATCAGGTCTCGCCGTGGCTCACCTTCATTGCCGGGATCACCACCATTGCCGCCGCCGCCTACGCCCTGACCGCCTTCCAGACCACCTTCTGGCAGGCCCGCCCGCTGGGCGCCGTGGGCGTGCGCGACCTCGTGCACACCGAGTGGCTGGTGCTGGGCCTGCCGCTGGCCGTGCTGATTCTCTTCGGCGTGTACTCCGCGCCGGCCCTGAACCTCATGCAGCCGGCGGTGCGCGCCGTGCTGAGCGCCCTGGGAGGCAACTGA
- a CDS encoding NADH-quinone oxidoreductase subunit N → MLTPPDVALTPMLPILIVLAGAISSTLLGFWVQRRTLTFINIGALLLSGASLTLLWNRGLSAFGGSLNADNAALLLSFVILVGTLMTLLVTLDTAWRARVSFPEFDAMLMYAVTGCLLIAFSGDLIVMLIGLEIMSLSSYVLATLQGSRRAEESGLKYFLLGAAGSAVLIYGLAFVYGATGSLNYAAIAERVGSVQGLLPQNVGILVGGALLVLCGFAFKVALAPFHQWTPDVYGGAPTSVSLFLSTVVKVAAFAGMLRVFSGALADAPGWHSVMQVLIAATLIVGNLAALRQLNFKRMLAYSAVAHTGFLAMALLGTPQAGGAALSYYLLVYTLMTAAALAVVAALQRSEAGFEISDLRGLYFRHPGYAVCLAICLASLAGLPPFAGFFGKYLVFQAAFQNGYVWLSVLAALTSVAALVYYLRPAMLMFMPDRTPAREYAHGQRPATTLAVGLGVAGVTVLGLLPNLWYAWGASPVIWNLLAGR, encoded by the coding sequence ATGCTGACGCCCCCCGATGTGGCCCTGACCCCCATGCTGCCTATCCTGATCGTGCTGGCCGGCGCCATTTCCAGCACCCTGCTGGGCTTCTGGGTCCAGCGGCGCACCCTCACCTTCATCAACATCGGCGCGCTGCTGCTCTCGGGCGCCAGCCTCACCCTGCTGTGGAACCGGGGCCTGAGCGCCTTTGGCGGCAGCCTGAACGCCGACAACGCGGCGCTGCTGCTCTCCTTTGTCATTCTGGTGGGTACCCTGATGACCCTGCTGGTCACCCTGGATACCGCGTGGCGCGCGCGGGTGTCGTTCCCCGAATTCGACGCCATGCTCATGTACGCCGTGACCGGCTGCCTGCTCATCGCCTTTTCCGGCGACCTGATCGTCATGCTGATCGGCCTGGAGATCATGAGCCTGTCGAGCTACGTGCTTGCCACCCTGCAGGGCTCGCGCCGCGCCGAGGAATCCGGCCTGAAATACTTCCTGCTGGGCGCAGCGGGCAGCGCGGTGCTGATTTACGGTCTGGCCTTCGTGTACGGCGCCACCGGCAGCCTGAACTACGCCGCCATTGCCGAGCGCGTGGGGTCCGTACAGGGCCTGTTGCCGCAGAACGTGGGCATTCTGGTGGGCGGCGCCCTGCTGGTGTTGTGCGGCTTTGCCTTCAAGGTGGCCCTGGCGCCCTTTCACCAGTGGACCCCCGACGTGTACGGCGGCGCACCCACCAGCGTGAGCCTCTTTCTGAGCACCGTGGTGAAGGTCGCCGCCTTTGCAGGCATGCTGCGCGTGTTCTCCGGCGCCCTGGCCGACGCCCCGGGCTGGCATTCGGTGATGCAGGTGCTGATCGCTGCCACCCTGATCGTGGGGAATCTGGCGGCGCTGCGCCAGCTGAACTTCAAGCGCATGCTGGCGTACTCGGCCGTGGCCCACACCGGCTTCCTGGCGATGGCCCTGTTGGGCACCCCCCAGGCGGGCGGCGCCGCCCTCAGTTACTACCTGCTTGTGTACACCCTCATGACCGCCGCTGCCCTGGCCGTGGTGGCCGCCCTGCAGCGCTCCGAGGCGGGGTTCGAGATCAGCGACCTGCGCGGGCTGTACTTCCGGCATCCAGGGTACGCAGTGTGCCTGGCCATCTGCCTGGCCTCGCTGGCGGGCCTGCCGCCGTTTGCCGGGTTCTTCGGCAAGTACCTCGTGTTCCAGGCGGCCTTTCAGAACGGCTACGTGTGGCTGAGCGTGCTGGCGGCCCTGACCAGTGTGGCCGCGCTGGTGTACTACCTGCGCCCCGCCATGCTGATGTTCATGCCGGACCGCACCCCGGCGCGCGAATACGCCCACGGCCAGCGTCCCGCCACCACCCTGGCGGTGGGCCTGGGCGTGGCGGGCGTGACGGTGCTGGGCCTGCTGCCCAACCTGTGGTACGCCTGGGGGGCCTCGCCGGTGATCTGGAACCTGCTCGCCGGCCGGTAA